The Zestosphaera sp. genome includes a window with the following:
- a CDS encoding DUF2118 domain-containing protein codes for MRLRGSRKSGEVVGGLGRSSDPYKQPDCHVKVGDTLKRVQCYELVEFMMRPEGRPDFTVCGPSGECVSVSVEDRLRVIEISGSEVMVDVEEGMCVKLGGRLGSIITGKGEVRSVRSDVSGVVVLVHEVPVSRPSTTLVFIKVGDCVER; via the coding sequence ATGAGGTTGAGAGGGTCTCGAAAATCTGGCGAGGTCGTCGGCGGCTTGGGGAGATCCTCCGATCCCTATAAGCAACCTGATTGCCATGTTAAGGTAGGAGATACGTTGAAGAGGGTTCAGTGTTATGAGTTGGTAGAGTTTATGATGAGACCGGAGGGGAGGCCTGATTTTACTGTATGTGGCCCCTCCGGTGAATGCGTTAGTGTAAGTGTTGAGGACAGGTTGAGAGTGATCGAGATCAGCGGTAGTGAAGTAATGGTGGATGTTGAGGAGGGTATGTGTGTGAAACTCGGCGGAAGGTTAGGGTCTATAATAACTGGTAAAGGGGAGGTCCGGAGCGTTAGATCCGACGTAAGTGGAGTGGTAGTCCTAGTCCATGAGGTACCGGTGTCTAGGCCTTCCACAACTCTCGTGTTTATTAAGGTAGGTGATTGTGTTGAGCGATAG
- a CDS encoding glutamate--tRNA ligase, translating into MSDRTELPPDIQRLVRGLALKNAYEHGGKAVEGPVMSAVLGEHPELRPFARSLAKFISQVVKEVNALHPSEQERLLLSEFPELLEQRREKGGKKGLPPLPNVESYRLVKTRFAPNPDFYIHLGNVRPALLSYEYAKMYKGVMILRFEDTDPRIKTPLPEAYQQIKEDLRWLGIEWGEEYIQSLRMNTYYRVAEELLRKGVAYVDLCSQEVFRGFKLKRAACPHRNLSPEANLELFDKMRSGYFGEGDAVVRIKTDLNHPDLSVVDWVAFRVIDTDSHPHPIVGSKYVVWPTYNFAAGVDDHLMGVTHILRGREHSLNTVKQRYLYQHLGWVYPEVLNLGRLNLEGLILSKSRIKELIAGKPGEFSGPSDIRFGTVSSLRNRGIEPQTIREVIMEVGVKLSDASINWENIAALNRKIIDKKSKRFMSVSNPVELRILKYSGPARVVLPNHPENPSLGSREVLLDLSEDGLSVYIDRNDLGEIVSAGAFRLMELCNTRVLKVEGDVVLGEFIGNDLKQAKEMRLPIVQWVPVRNSIKLNVLVPKGLELQIISGLSEPAVRDLNPGEKVQLVRFGFVRILRTARDEETAVEAVYMHD; encoded by the coding sequence TTGAGCGATAGGACTGAACTGCCTCCGGACATCCAAAGGTTGGTCAGGGGGTTAGCCCTCAAGAACGCTTACGAGCATGGTGGAAAGGCTGTAGAGGGCCCTGTGATGAGTGCAGTCCTCGGGGAGCATCCTGAATTAAGGCCGTTTGCCAGGAGCCTGGCTAAGTTCATCTCGCAGGTCGTTAAGGAGGTCAACGCGCTACATCCGAGTGAGCAGGAAAGGCTGCTGTTGAGCGAGTTCCCTGAACTCCTTGAGCAGAGGAGGGAGAAAGGGGGGAAGAAAGGGCTACCACCGCTTCCGAACGTTGAGTCATACAGACTCGTCAAGACTAGGTTCGCACCAAACCCTGACTTCTACATTCACTTAGGAAATGTGAGGCCTGCGCTCCTAAGCTACGAATACGCTAAGATGTACAAGGGCGTGATGATACTGAGGTTTGAAGACACGGATCCGAGGATAAAGACGCCTTTACCTGAGGCCTACCAGCAGATCAAAGAAGATCTAAGGTGGTTGGGCATTGAGTGGGGTGAGGAGTACATACAGTCCTTGAGAATGAACACATACTATAGGGTCGCTGAGGAATTGCTACGCAAGGGAGTTGCGTACGTCGATCTGTGCAGTCAGGAAGTGTTTAGGGGGTTTAAGTTGAAGCGTGCGGCATGCCCGCACAGGAACTTGAGTCCTGAGGCCAATCTTGAGCTTTTCGACAAAATGAGGTCCGGCTATTTTGGAGAGGGGGATGCGGTGGTGAGGATTAAGACCGACCTGAACCACCCGGACCTCTCCGTGGTTGATTGGGTTGCCTTCAGAGTGATTGACACTGATTCCCACCCTCATCCTATAGTAGGCTCCAAGTATGTTGTATGGCCGACATACAATTTTGCTGCGGGGGTTGACGATCACCTGATGGGTGTTACACACATACTCAGGGGCAGAGAGCATTCACTGAACACCGTTAAGCAGAGATACCTGTATCAGCATTTAGGCTGGGTCTACCCTGAGGTGCTTAACCTGGGCAGGCTCAATCTGGAGGGTCTCATACTTAGTAAGTCAAGAATAAAGGAGTTGATCGCGGGCAAGCCAGGCGAGTTCAGCGGTCCCTCAGACATAAGGTTCGGCACCGTTTCCTCCTTAAGGAACAGAGGTATTGAACCACAGACCATACGTGAGGTCATTATGGAGGTAGGAGTTAAGTTAAGTGACGCGTCTATTAACTGGGAAAACATAGCGGCATTAAACAGGAAGATCATAGATAAAAAGTCTAAGAGGTTCATGAGCGTCTCCAACCCGGTTGAGCTACGCATATTAAAGTACTCAGGCCCTGCTAGGGTGGTGCTTCCCAACCATCCCGAGAACCCCTCCCTCGGAAGTAGGGAGGTATTGCTGGACCTCTCTGAGGACGGGTTATCCGTATACATAGATCGTAACGACTTGGGCGAGATAGTGAGTGCTGGAGCGTTTAGATTGATGGAGCTCTGCAATACTAGGGTGCTTAAGGTTGAGGGGGATGTGGTGTTAGGCGAGTTCATCGGCAATGACCTAAAACAAGCCAAGGAAATGAGACTACCTATAGTTCAGTGGGTTCCGGTAAGGAATAGTATAAAGTTAAATGTCTTAGTTCCAAAGGGACTGGAGTTGCAGATCATCAGCGGCTTAAGCGAGCCGGCAGTACGTGACTTAAACCCTGGTGAGAAAGTACAGTTGGTTAGGTTCGGATTCGTTAGGATATTAAGAACCGCGCGCGACGAAGAGACGGCCGTTGAGGCCGTATACATGCATGATTAA
- a CDS encoding polyprenyl synthetase family protein: MSRDFSRLMGYARYVASEVNKIIDEVVSGKPSKLYDASSHLIKAGGKRLRPLALVLSGRMYGLNEKLGFIAGASVEILHNFTLIHDDIMDKDQFRRGVPTVHTVYGEDTAILAGDLLFAKSYETLSKLSGLVPSDRLINAFKELTWAAVTVAEGQALDMEFEGRWDVTVDEYLEMIYKKTAGLFKSSLVIGALLAGAPSSEITYLEEFAKGVGIAFQIRDDVLGLVADEAVLGKPVYSDLREGKKTVLVIHALSRLNPGEKERLMSVLGKRDVKIGELKEVADLIRSTGAIEFAEGLADTYLMKGLDYLSRTQPVDHEAKDLLKDLALYVTERNY; encoded by the coding sequence ATGAGCAGGGACTTCAGTAGGTTGATGGGCTATGCGAGGTACGTGGCGTCAGAGGTGAACAAAATCATTGATGAGGTCGTCAGCGGCAAACCCTCGAAGCTCTATGACGCGTCTTCACATCTAATCAAGGCGGGCGGTAAGAGACTGAGGCCCTTGGCCCTCGTCTTAAGTGGTAGGATGTACGGGCTGAATGAAAAGCTGGGCTTCATAGCTGGGGCGTCTGTCGAGATACTTCATAACTTCACGCTAATTCACGACGATATAATGGATAAAGATCAGTTCCGCAGGGGAGTTCCAACGGTACACACAGTCTATGGAGAAGATACAGCAATACTTGCTGGTGATTTGCTGTTTGCTAAATCCTACGAGACCCTCTCGAAGCTCTCAGGCCTTGTGCCGAGCGACAGGTTGATCAACGCTTTTAAGGAACTCACGTGGGCTGCCGTAACCGTTGCTGAGGGCCAGGCGCTCGACATGGAGTTTGAGGGAAGGTGGGACGTTACGGTCGACGAGTATCTTGAGATGATCTACAAGAAGACCGCCGGGCTCTTTAAATCGAGTCTAGTCATAGGTGCGCTCCTGGCAGGAGCACCCAGTAGCGAGATCACATATCTCGAGGAATTTGCCAAGGGTGTCGGGATAGCGTTCCAGATCAGGGACGATGTCCTGGGATTAGTGGCGGACGAGGCTGTTTTAGGGAAGCCTGTCTACAGTGATTTGAGGGAGGGCAAGAAGACGGTCTTAGTCATTCATGCTTTAAGCCGGCTGAATCCCGGTGAGAAGGAGAGGTTGATGAGCGTCCTGGGTAAGAGGGATGTGAAGATTGGGGAGTTAAAGGAGGTTGCTGACCTAATTAGGTCAACCGGTGCCATAGAGTTTGCTGAGGGCTTGGCCGACACGTACCTTATGAAGGGGTTAGACTACCTAAGCAGGACGCAGCCAGTGGATCATGAGGCTAAGGATCTCCTGAAGGATTTAGCTCTCTACGTTACTGAGAGGAATTACTAA